TGAACAGGTTAAAAGGAAGATGGCATCCCTTATGGAGGTCGCCAACAGACACTCTCCTTGATACGCAATTTACACTATCTCGTTTTCATCAATCATCATGGAACCAAAGTCATCAAAGCTCATGGATCAGAACGGTCTCACGGCCGAACCATCAAACGTTGAAGACGGTGACAACACATGCCACCCATACGATGCCGTCTTTGGAGAAATCACCGAAGATGGACCAAACTACCGCAACGTAAGTGTATCAACCCTGGGTAACAAACAGATCTGACAGCCTCTAGGTCGGTTGGATCGGAACCTCTGCACTCATGATCAAGGCCCAGATAGGCCTAGGCGTCCTGTCGATTCCCCAAGCTTTCGATGTCCTAGGCATCGTCCCAGGCGTGATAACCCTGAGTGCGGTCGCTGGTATAACTACTTGGTCCGACTACATCGTTGGAGTTTTCAAGCTTCGTCACCCAGAGATCTACGGCATCGATGATGTAGGCGCCATGCTTTTTGGTCGTGTCGGCCGTGAGATTTTGGCAGCTGGCTTTGTTCTTTGTACGTGATGGATCCAAAGTCGGAGTCCAACGCAAGGCTAACGGACATACAAGACTATACCTTTGTCGCAGGATCCATGATGCTGGGCATTTCCATCGGCTTAAATGCTGTCTCGATGCACGGCACTTGTATAGCCGTCTTTGTCGCCGTCGCTGCCATCGTCGGTGGGTCCTTTGCAAGCATCAGAACTCTAGGAAGGATGAGCTGGCTTGCATTGGTCGGAGTGACAAGTCTAGTCATTGCCAGTAAGCGTTGTACCTCCTATTGTGACTTCTAGCTTGCTTATGACGGTCACCAATAGTTGTAATGGTCACAATCGCCGTCGGCGTCCAAGACCGCCCTGCAGCAGCACCCAAGGAAGGACCCTTTAAATCCGACTTCAAAGTAGTGGGCAACCCTTCATTCGCCGATGCCGTGTCAGCCATCTCGACTTTTGTTTTCGCCTATGCTGGCACCCCTGCGTTCTTCTCCTTCGCTGCCGAGATGAGGGAGCCCAAACACTATGTCCGAGCTCTCACACTCTGTCAAGTCATCGTTACTGTCGCATATGTCGGAATCGGATGCGTCGTTTATTACTTTTGCGGATCATATGTGGCCTCTCCCGCTCTTGGATCGGCTGGCTCGCTAATTAAGAAGATATCATACGGCATCGCCATC
The window above is part of the Fusarium falciforme chromosome 3, complete sequence genome. Proteins encoded here:
- a CDS encoding Aa-trans domain-containing protein; the encoded protein is MEPKSSKLMDQNGLTAEPSNVEDGDNTCHPYDAVFGEITEDGPNYRNVGWIGTSALMIKAQIGLGVLSIPQAFDVLGIVPGVITLSAVAGITTWSDYIVGVFKLRHPEIYGIDDVGAMLFGRVGREILAAGFVLYYTFVAGSMMLGISIGLNAVSMHGTCIAVFVAVAAIVGGSFASIRTLGRMSWLALVGVTSLVIAIVMVTIAVGVQDRPAAAPKEGPFKSDFKVVGNPSFADAVSAISTFVFAYAGTPAFFSFAAEMREPKHYVRALTLCQVIVTVAYVGIGCVVYYFCGSYVASPALGSAGSLIKKISYGIAIPGIVATAMLTIHLPGKYLFVRFLRGTKHLTANTFVHWGTWLGCVFGVTITAYIIASAIPVFGGLVSFIGALLGTLMSFQPMGCMWFYDNWSPDKGKRNLTWFLMVIWSGFVVVSGTFLMVAGTYGSVVTIIDSYKKDGGSKAWACADNSNSV